A region from the Francisella orientalis FNO12 genome encodes:
- a CDS encoding transglycosylase SLT domain-containing protein produces the protein MKKILKLLSLTIAIVILGSCSTEPPKNINNACSIIHQYPNWYYDMIDSYDRWGIPLNIQMAFVRQESSFRADAQPSMQYYFGFIPKGRASSAYGYAQALDGTWDHYKKETKQSFVSRSDYADAVDFMGWYLNNVHNKTGISKSNAYDLYLAYHEGIGGYKRGSHRNNSFLKSYARKTADVAQKYAVQLQNCEVPQKPLLLIFSKGK, from the coding sequence ATGAAAAAAATACTTAAACTATTATCATTAACAATAGCCATAGTGATATTAGGATCATGTTCAACGGAGCCTCCAAAAAATATCAATAATGCTTGTAGCATAATTCATCAATATCCAAACTGGTATTATGATATGATCGATTCTTATGACCGCTGGGGAATACCTCTGAATATACAGATGGCATTTGTACGACAGGAATCATCTTTTAGAGCTGATGCTCAACCTTCTATGCAATATTATTTTGGATTTATTCCAAAAGGCAGAGCATCAAGCGCTTATGGTTATGCACAGGCTCTAGATGGCACATGGGATCACTATAAAAAAGAAACTAAACAATCTTTTGTCTCAAGATCTGATTATGCTGATGCTGTAGATTTTATGGGTTGGTATTTAAACAATGTTCATAACAAAACAGGTATAAGCAAATCAAATGCTTATGACCTATATCTTGCATATCATGAGGGTATTGGTGGATATAAAAGAGGTAGTCACAGAAATAATTCGTTTTTAAAGAGCTATGCACGTAAAACTGCAGATGTTGCTCAAAAATATGCTGTACAACTACAAAATTGTGAAGTCCCTCAAAAACCTCTACTTCTTATATTTTCTAAAGGTAAATAA
- the ttcA gene encoding tRNA 2-thiocytidine(32) synthetase TtcA has translation MTEINKQSLKKLEKQILRKIAQAINQYNMIEDGDKIMVCLSGGKDSYCLLEMLLLLQQKAPIKFDIVAVNLDQKQLGFPEEVLPNYLKTKNIEFHIIERDTYSVIKRVIPDGKTTCGLCSRMRRGILYDFAEENNITKIALGHHRDDIIETFFLNLFYNGSIKAMPAKLLSDDKRNIVIRPLAFVSEKETLEYSQLKNFPIIPCNLCGSQDNLQRVFIKDMLNRWESNNTERKNVIFKALSNISPSQMLDKELFDFFNITKNDIQR, from the coding sequence ATGACTGAAATAAATAAACAATCTTTAAAAAAATTAGAAAAACAAATTCTAAGAAAAATTGCTCAAGCTATAAATCAATATAACATGATTGAAGATGGCGATAAAATAATGGTTTGCCTGTCTGGAGGTAAAGACTCATATTGTCTACTTGAGATGCTACTTCTTCTTCAACAAAAAGCCCCTATAAAATTTGATATTGTAGCTGTGAATCTAGATCAAAAACAACTAGGTTTTCCTGAAGAAGTTTTACCTAATTATCTTAAAACTAAAAATATCGAATTTCATATTATTGAAAGAGATACTTATAGTGTTATCAAAAGAGTGATACCTGATGGTAAAACAACATGTGGACTATGCTCGAGAATGAGACGTGGTATTCTATACGATTTTGCTGAAGAAAATAATATTACCAAAATTGCTTTAGGGCACCATCGTGATGATATTATAGAGACATTTTTTTTAAATCTCTTTTATAACGGTTCTATCAAGGCGATGCCCGCAAAGCTATTAAGCGATGATAAACGTAATATTGTAATTCGTCCTCTTGCTTTCGTGAGTGAAAAAGAAACATTAGAATACTCTCAATTAAAGAACTTCCCGATAATACCTTGTAATCTATGTGGTTCACAAGATAATTTGCAAAGAGTATTCATAAAAGATATGCTTAACAGATGGGAGAGTAATAATACTGAAAGAAAGAATGTTATATTCAAAGCTCTATCAAATATTTCTCCATCTCAAATGTTAGATAAAGAGCTTTTTGATTTTTTTAATATCACCAAAAATGATATTCAAAGATAA
- a CDS encoding FKBP-type peptidyl-prolyl cis-trans isomerase N-terminal domain-containing protein, whose product MKLKKIVTIMSCTVLGLTISSCSTKETTNDAKTQTIANTTTSPSTTTQAQTNDSAVNNSLKMGSNASYVVGYQVGSGIARQDFGLYDKQTIAGFAEAINGDKPRISESQIRRNMETLKDKMIKKQLDIAKLNKVKSDEFMSQIAKMDNAIEVNDGVYYQMIKQGDGKKASIDSTVTIAYKGTTPVIAYEDDKSKLNSVKEAKLIGPSFDSSESATFPLRNLIECWKDAIPKIPNGSTFILYCAPNKAYGTRAPATIGPNQALAFEITLKDFK is encoded by the coding sequence ATGAAACTAAAAAAAATAGTAACAATAATGTCATGCACTGTTCTAGGACTAACAATAAGCTCATGCTCTACCAAAGAAACAACTAACGATGCTAAAACTCAAACTATAGCTAATACTACAACTAGTCCAAGTACTACGACACAAGCACAAACAAACGATTCTGCTGTTAATAACAGTTTAAAAATGGGCTCTAATGCTAGTTACGTAGTCGGATATCAAGTTGGGTCTGGAATTGCTAGACAAGATTTTGGACTATATGACAAACAGACAATCGCAGGTTTTGCTGAAGCTATCAATGGTGATAAGCCTAGAATTTCTGAAAGTCAGATTAGAAGAAATATGGAAACTCTAAAAGATAAGATGATTAAAAAGCAGTTAGATATAGCTAAGCTAAATAAGGTTAAATCAGATGAGTTTATGTCACAAATTGCTAAAATGGATAATGCTATTGAAGTAAATGATGGTGTTTACTATCAAATGATTAAACAAGGGGATGGTAAAAAAGCTTCTATAGATAGCACAGTAACTATTGCTTATAAAGGAACTACTCCTGTAATAGCATATGAAGATGATAAATCTAAGCTTAATAGTGTAAAAGAAGCTAAACTTATCGGACCAAGCTTTGATTCGAGTGAGAGTGCTACTTTCCCTCTTAGAAATCTAATAGAATGTTGGAAGGATGCAATTCCTAAAATACCCAATGGCTCTACATTTATACTATACTGTGCTCCAAATAAAGCATATGGAACTAGAGCTCCTGCTACAATAGGACCTAACCAAGCATTAGCTTTTGAAATTACACTTAAAGATTTTAAGTAA
- a CDS encoding polyprenyl synthetase family protein: MQSLKDIRNLIKQDIENNNQFIINSLSSEVVLINQISHYIINSGGKRLRPLLVMLFSRALNYTGNDHLACAAIIEFIHTATLLHDDVVDDSHLRRGKETANNVFGNAASVLTGDFLYSRAFQMMVSLDNMQIMQILADATNKISEGEVLQLLNARNIELSEEDYTNVIYCKTAKLFEAACELAGVISLDKHSYSKFQNSIKNYGVYLGNAFQIADDVLDYVSDAESLGKNIGDDLDEGKMTLPTIYALANTSSVEQKKIKDAIEKRQYDINEIINIVKSSGAVEYSYQVACKYADRAKDSIDFLPESEYKQAMILLCDLAVKRKS, encoded by the coding sequence ATGCAAAGCTTAAAAGATATTCGAAACTTGATTAAACAAGATATTGAAAATAATAATCAATTTATAATTAATTCACTTTCATCAGAAGTGGTTCTTATTAATCAAATTAGTCACTATATCATAAATAGTGGCGGCAAAAGACTTAGACCTTTGTTAGTAATGCTATTTTCTAGAGCTTTAAATTATACTGGTAATGATCATCTAGCATGTGCTGCAATTATAGAGTTTATTCATACAGCAACTCTATTACATGATGATGTAGTTGATGACTCACACTTACGTCGAGGCAAAGAGACAGCTAATAATGTTTTTGGTAATGCTGCAAGTGTACTAACTGGAGATTTTTTATACTCTAGGGCTTTTCAAATGATGGTGAGTCTAGATAATATGCAAATTATGCAAATATTAGCTGATGCTACTAATAAAATATCTGAAGGTGAAGTACTTCAATTATTAAACGCTAGAAATATTGAGTTGTCAGAGGAAGATTACACTAATGTGATATATTGTAAAACTGCTAAACTATTTGAAGCAGCATGTGAGTTAGCCGGAGTAATTAGTCTTGATAAACATAGCTATAGTAAATTTCAAAATAGTATTAAAAACTATGGTGTTTACTTAGGAAATGCATTTCAAATAGCTGATGATGTATTAGATTATGTTTCTGATGCAGAAAGCCTTGGTAAAAATATTGGTGATGATCTTGATGAAGGCAAAATGACGCTACCAACAATTTATGCACTAGCAAATACCTCAAGTGTTGAACAAAAGAAAATAAAAGATGCCATTGAAAAAAGGCAATATGACATAAATGAAATTATCAATATTGTTAAAAGTAGTGGTGCAGTGGAATACTCTTATCAAGTTGCATGTAAATATGCTGATAGAGCAAAAGATTCAATAGATTTCTTACCAGAATCAGAATATAAACAAGCTATGATCTTACTGTGTGATTTAGCTGTGAAAAGAAAAAGTTAA
- a CDS encoding PQ-loop repeat-containing protein, whose translation MEYLGYITLNISLVIYFIHLLPQTIHNQFKHKTFEISLWTHSLMIFANSLDLVYAIGFNMQWQYILVDIILLSFLTIQQFQILNDRRQKNIVIHTIFILIFLLMVIYISKFIALTEQTLLWSGSISGVIYNVYWIPQIYKNFRQKQAEGFSIFYLGLSVFSLMCDINSAIFLGWPMVSITISSCLFILVSIQIIQYFYYKGMLSKQILNTSIN comes from the coding sequence ATGGAATATTTAGGCTATATAACGTTAAACATATCTTTAGTAATATATTTTATTCATTTATTACCACAAACTATCCATAATCAGTTTAAACATAAAACATTTGAAATTAGTCTCTGGACTCATTCTTTAATGATTTTTGCTAACTCTTTGGATCTTGTATATGCGATAGGATTTAATATGCAATGGCAATACATTTTGGTTGATATTATTCTTTTAAGTTTTTTAACTATTCAACAATTTCAGATCCTTAATGATAGAAGACAGAAAAATATAGTTATACATACCATATTCATTTTGATATTTTTATTAATGGTAATATATATATCTAAATTCATAGCTCTAACCGAACAGACTTTATTATGGAGTGGGTCAATTAGTGGTGTTATATATAATGTATATTGGATACCTCAGATATATAAGAATTTTCGACAAAAGCAAGCTGAAGGGTTTAGTATTTTCTACTTAGGGCTTTCAGTGTTTAGTCTTATGTGTGATATAAATAGTGCTATATTTTTAGGCTGGCCTATGGTATCAATAACAATCTCTAGTTGTCTATTTATTTTGGTATCTATACAAATTATTCAATATTTCTATTATAAAGGAATGCTTTCAAAGCAAATATTAAATACTTCTATAAACTAG
- a CDS encoding GNAT family N-acetyltransferase, producing MQILELDITFLTKTIQLVRAIDKDFSWSDKQIEDSLTNDTVLGLMIDSELVAIAIFNYIFETAELLYICVDTAMQSRGVASKLLKYSIDHLGKKEVKELFLEVDINNTKAISLYNKLNFIKVSQRKNYYKKIDGSLSNALICRLDISN from the coding sequence ATGCAGATTTTAGAGCTTGATATTACATTTCTAACAAAAACCATTCAGCTAGTAAGAGCTATTGATAAAGATTTTAGCTGGTCAGATAAACAAATCGAAGATTCATTAACTAATGATACCGTTTTAGGTTTAATGATTGATAGTGAGCTTGTTGCTATTGCTATTTTTAACTATATATTTGAAACAGCAGAACTTTTGTATATATGTGTTGATACTGCTATGCAAAGTAGAGGAGTTGCGTCTAAGCTTTTGAAATACTCAATTGATCATCTTGGCAAGAAAGAAGTTAAAGAATTATTTTTAGAAGTTGATATAAATAATACCAAAGCTATATCTCTATATAATAAACTCAATTTTATTAAAGTATCACAGCGTAAAAACTATTATAAAAAAATTGATGGTAGTCTAAGTAATGCCTTAATCTGCCGATTAGATATATCAAACTAA
- the rluB gene encoding 23S rRNA pseudouridine(2605) synthase RluB: MRRINQNTENTPERLQKLLAKYGIGSRRKIEEFIEQGRVRVNGKVTTLGDKATDKDKISFDGKALHSYGQPMTRPRVIIYHKREGEVCTSKDEKDRKTVFDSLPKLAKSRWIMIGRLDINTTGLLLFTTDGDLANRLMHPSYEIEREYAVRVYGQELSDETLNKLKDGIQLEDGMAKFNNIKFSGGEGANLWYYVTLSEGRNREVRRMFEAVSVTVSRLTRIRFGDIILPKFVSRGKTLELNPTEVNRLRKSVKLKEYRFPKKLVERLEKK, encoded by the coding sequence ATGCGTAGAATTAATCAAAATACTGAAAACACTCCAGAAAGACTACAAAAGCTATTAGCAAAATATGGCATTGGCTCACGTAGAAAAATTGAAGAGTTTATAGAACAAGGTAGAGTGCGAGTGAATGGTAAAGTCACAACTCTTGGCGATAAAGCGACAGACAAAGATAAAATTAGCTTTGATGGAAAGGCTCTACACTCTTATGGTCAACCTATGACTAGACCAAGAGTTATTATTTATCATAAAAGAGAGGGGGAGGTTTGTACTAGTAAAGATGAGAAAGATAGAAAGACTGTTTTTGATTCATTACCTAAGCTAGCAAAATCACGTTGGATAATGATTGGGCGATTGGATATAAATACTACAGGGTTGTTACTTTTCACAACAGATGGAGATTTAGCTAATAGGTTAATGCACCCATCTTATGAAATTGAAAGAGAGTATGCTGTACGTGTTTATGGTCAAGAGTTATCAGATGAAACTTTAAATAAACTGAAAGATGGCATACAGTTAGAAGATGGCATGGCAAAATTTAATAATATAAAATTCTCTGGCGGTGAGGGTGCAAATCTTTGGTATTATGTAACTTTGTCTGAAGGACGTAATAGAGAAGTCAGAAGAATGTTTGAAGCGGTTAGTGTTACGGTTAGTAGACTGACAAGAATTAGATTCGGTGATATTATTTTGCCTAAATTCGTTTCTCGAGGAAAAACATTGGAGCTTAATCCTACAGAGGTCAATAGACTAAGAAAATCTGTTAAATTAAAAGAATATAGATTCCCTAAAAAATTAGTTGAAAGATTAGAGAAAAAATAA
- a CDS encoding bifunctional tRNA (adenosine(37)-C2)-methyltransferase TrmG/ribosomal RNA large subunit methyltransferase RlmN produces MQQDKTNLLGLNQKAIEAFFILIGEKKFHARQVFKWIHKKGVIDFDSMTDLGKNLRNKLKENAEIVIPKVVFNKASKDGTHKWLIDVGGSAVETVFIPEEGRGTLCVSSQVGCTLNCSFCSTGKQGFNRNLSSAEVISQLWIAARTLSKNNGEHDFSVTNIVMMGMGEPLMNFENVVPAMDIMMDDLAYGLSRRKVTLSTSGVVPKIYDLLEQSGVSLAVSLHAPTDSLRNEIVPINKKYNIDELLEACKLYAEKGPHKHITFEYTLMEEVNDNLSDAEQLVELLRSREVPAKINLIPFNPYPGTPYKKPSNNRIHRFKEFLQHNGFVTTVRKTRGDDIYAACGQLAGNVMDKTKRKERYLKKLGDKNAV; encoded by the coding sequence ATGCAACAAGATAAAACAAACTTACTTGGATTAAATCAAAAAGCTATAGAAGCCTTTTTTATTTTGATAGGCGAGAAGAAGTTTCATGCAAGACAAGTTTTTAAGTGGATTCATAAAAAGGGTGTTATTGACTTTGATAGCATGACTGATCTTGGAAAGAATTTACGTAATAAATTAAAAGAAAATGCTGAAATAGTCATTCCTAAGGTTGTATTTAATAAAGCATCAAAAGATGGTACTCACAAGTGGCTTATTGATGTTGGTGGAAGTGCAGTTGAGACAGTCTTTATACCTGAAGAAGGAAGAGGCACACTTTGTGTATCATCACAGGTTGGCTGTACTTTAAATTGCAGTTTTTGCTCTACTGGTAAACAAGGATTTAATAGAAATCTTTCATCAGCTGAAGTTATTTCACAACTTTGGATAGCAGCTAGAACATTATCAAAAAATAATGGTGAACATGATTTTAGTGTGACAAATATAGTTATGATGGGCATGGGGGAACCATTGATGAATTTTGAGAATGTGGTTCCTGCGATGGATATTATGATGGATGATTTAGCATACGGACTATCACGTCGTAAAGTTACTCTTAGTACATCTGGTGTCGTTCCAAAAATTTATGATTTGCTAGAACAATCGGGAGTTTCTTTGGCTGTATCATTACATGCACCTACAGACTCCTTACGTAATGAAATCGTGCCTATTAATAAAAAGTATAATATTGATGAGCTTCTAGAGGCGTGTAAGCTCTATGCTGAAAAAGGTCCGCATAAACATATAACATTTGAATATACTTTGATGGAAGAGGTTAATGACAATTTATCAGATGCTGAACAATTAGTTGAGTTATTAAGATCTCGTGAAGTACCAGCTAAAATTAATCTGATACCATTTAATCCATACCCAGGTACGCCATATAAAAAACCTAGTAATAATCGTATTCATAGATTTAAAGAGTTTTTACAACATAATGGTTTCGTTACTACAGTAAGAAAAACTAGAGGTGATGATATTTATGCTGCTTGTGGGCAGTTAGCTGGCAATGTTATGGATAAGACAAAAAGAAAAGAAAGATATTTAAAGAAACTTGGTGATAAAAATGCAGTCTGA
- the dnaB gene encoding replicative DNA helicase, whose translation MSMDYQFKVAETTYSVDAEKAILGNILLNNDNIELVEDFLLIDDFFDKRHKIIYKQITVLNQSNTPFDVLILSEYLATEGLLSEAGGESYIIDLATNTPAVSNIKTYANIVKDKAKLRSLQASVNDIVQKIYSSDSKNPDEVIDYAESRILDVAKERETLVKGPESIKSVIPKLVDRMSAIVDSGSGLTGISTGFIDLDKMTSGLQRANMGIIAARPSMGKTVLGINIAQNVAKIADKPVLVFSLEMPSEDIVTRMLASQARVEMSLLKECNRLNDAHWVKIISAMKSLSEMPLYIDDTSSLTPSEMRSRARRLYNEQGGLSMILIDYLQLMKIPGYETNRTLEVSEISRSLKALAKELDIPVIALSQLNRAVDDRKDKRPMMSDLRESGAIEQDADLIMFIYRDEVYNKDKEDNKNLGEIIIGKQRNGPIGTVHVRFDGQFVSFANLTHENDNILPGDIGYNE comes from the coding sequence ATGTCAATGGATTATCAATTTAAGGTTGCTGAAACTACATATTCAGTTGATGCTGAGAAAGCAATATTAGGAAATATTCTTCTAAATAATGATAATATAGAGCTAGTTGAAGATTTTCTTTTGATTGATGATTTTTTTGATAAAAGGCATAAAATTATCTACAAACAAATTACTGTTTTGAATCAATCAAACACTCCGTTTGATGTTTTGATTTTAAGTGAATATTTAGCTACCGAAGGTCTATTATCTGAGGCTGGAGGCGAGTCATATATTATTGACTTGGCAACAAATACACCAGCAGTTTCAAATATCAAGACCTATGCAAATATAGTTAAAGATAAAGCTAAACTTAGAAGCCTTCAGGCTAGTGTTAATGATATAGTTCAAAAAATATACTCTTCAGACTCAAAAAATCCTGATGAAGTAATCGATTATGCAGAGAGTAGAATTCTTGATGTGGCTAAAGAGAGAGAAACTTTGGTCAAAGGACCTGAATCAATTAAATCTGTCATACCTAAGTTAGTTGATCGGATGAGTGCTATTGTAGATTCTGGAAGTGGTTTAACTGGTATATCTACAGGATTTATTGATCTTGATAAAATGACATCAGGCTTACAAAGAGCTAACATGGGTATTATAGCTGCTCGACCTTCAATGGGTAAGACTGTACTAGGTATTAATATAGCCCAAAATGTTGCAAAAATTGCAGATAAGCCAGTATTAGTTTTTAGTTTAGAGATGCCATCTGAAGATATAGTAACAAGAATGTTAGCTTCTCAAGCACGAGTAGAGATGAGTTTGCTGAAAGAATGTAATCGTCTAAATGATGCTCATTGGGTTAAGATTATTAGTGCTATGAAGTCTTTAAGCGAGATGCCTTTATACATTGATGATACATCAAGTCTTACTCCTTCTGAAATGCGTTCAAGAGCAAGGAGACTCTATAATGAGCAAGGAGGTCTTTCTATGATATTAATAGATTACCTTCAATTGATGAAAATACCAGGGTATGAGACTAATAGAACACTTGAAGTATCAGAAATATCAAGGTCACTCAAAGCTTTAGCCAAAGAGCTTGATATTCCAGTTATAGCTCTTTCTCAGCTTAATAGGGCAGTTGATGATCGTAAAGATAAACGCCCAATGATGTCAGATCTTCGAGAGTCAGGGGCGATAGAACAAGATGCTGACTTGATTATGTTTATTTATCGTGATGAAGTTTATAATAAAGATAAAGAAGATAATAAAAATCTAGGTGAAATAATAATTGGTAAACAGCGTAATGGTCCTATAGGAACCGTACATGTTCGCTTTGACGGTCAGTTTGTGAGTTTTGCTAATCTGACACATGAAAATGATAATATTTTACCTGGTGATATAGGGTACAACGAATAA
- the rplI gene encoding 50S ribosomal protein L9 has protein sequence MQVILKEKVENLGVLGDIVNVKPGYARNFLIPFGKAVQATKANIETFEAQKAELEKAEKARFDAAVATAEVIKDKVYTIAAQAGEGGKLFGSVGTAGVAEAVSQASGKEIEKSQVRMPEGVIRSIGEFELTIHVYTDVDADIKVNVVASEA, from the coding sequence ATGCAAGTTATTTTAAAAGAGAAAGTTGAAAACCTTGGTGTATTAGGTGATATCGTTAATGTTAAACCAGGGTATGCTAGAAATTTCCTTATCCCATTTGGTAAGGCTGTACAAGCTACTAAAGCTAACATTGAAACTTTTGAAGCACAAAAAGCTGAACTTGAAAAAGCTGAAAAAGCGAGATTTGATGCAGCAGTTGCTACTGCCGAAGTTATCAAAGATAAAGTTTACACAATTGCTGCTCAAGCTGGTGAAGGTGGTAAACTATTTGGTTCTGTTGGTACTGCTGGAGTTGCTGAAGCTGTATCGCAAGCTTCTGGAAAAGAAATCGAGAAGAGTCAAGTTCGTATGCCAGAAGGTGTGATTAGATCTATTGGTGAGTTTGAGCTTACTATTCATGTTTATACTGATGTGGATGCTGATATCAAAGTAAATGTTGTAGCCTCAGAAGCATAG
- the rpsR gene encoding 30S ribosomal protein S18: MSRRKVCRFTVDGVKEIDYKDVNKLKAYITETGKIVPSRVTGTSAKYQRQLSTAIKRARFLALLPYCDRHFN; the protein is encoded by the coding sequence ATGAGTCGTCGTAAAGTTTGCCGTTTCACTGTTGATGGTGTAAAAGAAATTGATTATAAAGATGTAAATAAGTTAAAAGCTTATATTACTGAAACAGGTAAAATCGTACCTAGTCGTGTAACTGGTACATCAGCTAAGTATCAAAGACAGCTTTCTACAGCTATCAAAAGAGCTAGATTCTTAGCATTATTACCTTACTGTGATCGTCACTTTAACTAA
- the rpsF gene encoding 30S ribosomal protein S6, whose translation MKHYEIVLMIHPDQSEQLDAMLGKYRGIIEEKGGKIHRFEDWGRRQLAYPIEKLHKAHYVLFNVECDVESLEKLQENLKYNDAVLRRLVISKKEAVTEPSIMMETNEKEVI comes from the coding sequence ATGAAACATTATGAAATCGTGTTAATGATTCATCCAGATCAATCTGAGCAGCTTGATGCAATGCTTGGCAAATATCGTGGAATCATTGAAGAGAAAGGCGGAAAAATTCATAGATTTGAAGATTGGGGACGTCGTCAACTAGCTTATCCTATCGAGAAACTTCATAAAGCACACTATGTGTTATTCAATGTTGAATGTGATGTTGAGTCTCTAGAGAAGCTTCAAGAAAACTTAAAGTACAACGATGCAGTTTTACGTCGTTTAGTAATTTCTAAGAAAGAAGCTGTTACAGAGCCATCAATTATGATGGAAACTAATGAAAAAGAAGTAATTTAA
- a CDS encoding CvfB family protein: MISKGKYSKLKILEKARDIFVLDALELGTASIASSELSDTVSVDDSIDVFLYNNSKSELVATTKKVPTVGQIAYLQVKSITKIGAFLDWGLEKDLFVPLAEQHRPLEVGKPYIVYLYLDKVSGRITASSKVDKFITDYAGDELKPNQEVDLVIANSTNIGYKAIINSSYWGIIYSTEVFRRLSFGQSIKGYIKNIRDDGRIDLSLQLVHKDLDKNAELVEKYLIEHNGSAPFNDKSNPNDIVLEFGIGKAAFKRAIGTLLKKKIVIRESGIYLNG, from the coding sequence TTGATTTCAAAAGGAAAATATTCTAAGTTAAAAATTCTTGAAAAAGCACGAGATATATTTGTTTTAGATGCTTTAGAGCTTGGTACAGCAAGTATTGCTAGTTCGGAGCTTAGCGATACAGTAAGTGTTGATGATAGTATAGACGTTTTTTTATATAATAACTCTAAGTCTGAGCTTGTAGCAACTACAAAAAAAGTCCCAACAGTTGGTCAAATTGCTTATTTGCAAGTCAAAAGTATTACAAAAATTGGTGCTTTTTTAGACTGGGGATTAGAAAAAGATCTTTTTGTACCATTAGCAGAACAGCATCGACCTTTAGAAGTCGGTAAGCCATATATTGTTTATTTGTATCTTGATAAAGTTAGTGGTCGTATTACAGCATCATCAAAAGTTGATAAATTTATTACAGATTATGCTGGCGATGAATTAAAACCAAATCAAGAAGTAGATCTTGTAATTGCTAACTCAACAAATATAGGATACAAGGCAATAATTAATAGTAGTTATTGGGGAATTATCTATTCTACAGAAGTTTTCAGAAGACTTAGCTTTGGTCAATCTATCAAAGGATATATAAAAAATATTCGAGATGATGGGCGTATAGATTTATCATTACAGTTAGTACATAAAGATCTGGATAAAAATGCAGAGTTAGTAGAAAAATACCTAATAGAGCATAATGGTTCTGCTCCTTTTAACGATAAATCTAACCCTAATGATATAGTGCTTGAGTTTGGAATAGGCAAAGCTGCTTTTAAAAGAGCTATCGGAACTTTATTGAAGAAGAAAATAGTTATTAGAGAGAGTGGAATATACTTAAATGGCTAA